In a genomic window of Lonchura striata isolate bLonStr1 chromosome 4, bLonStr1.mat, whole genome shotgun sequence:
- the BBS7 gene encoding BBSome complex member BBS7 isoform X1, with amino-acid sequence MEPSLARVDYLQVGVTAQKTMRLLPASGKKSTQKVVVGDQDGVVTCFGIKKGEAVPVFKTLPGQKISRLELGGALNTPQEKIFVAIGSEVRGFTKRGKQFLSFETNLTESIKAMYISGADLFLCASYIYNHYCDCKDQHYFLSGDKINDVLCLPVDKVNCITPVLACQDRVLRVLQGSDLLYEVELPGPPTVLALSNGNGGDSGEEIVYGTSDGKLGVTQITGTKAIPRWEIGNEKKRGGILCIDSFDILGDGVKELLVGRDDGMIEIYSFESADDPVLRHDYALSESIASIQGGCVGKDGYDEILAATYSGWLTGLTTEPVHREVGSGEELKLSQEMQNKISSLRNELEQLQLKVLQEREKYQQSSHSSTAVSSVPAFSVNDKFTLNKDDASYSLILEVQTAIDNVLVQSDVPLDLLDVDKNSAVVSFSSCDSEPNSNFLLATYRCQANTTRLELKVRSIEGQYGTLQAYVTPRIQPKTCQVHQYQIKPLSLHQRTHSIDQDRPMNTLILKGQFSFAEIHSWVVFCLPEVPEKTPAGECITFYFQNTFLGTQLESTYRKGEGYFKSDNISTISILKDVFSKEATKRKINLNMSYDVNEESVRHTLKLIHPKLEYQQLLAKKVHLIDALRELQVHEGNVDFLLPKYRSILEEADQLLEEYKRQPAHLERLYGMITDLFIDKFKFKGTNVKSKVPLLLETLDGCDQDGLIAFFDAA; translated from the exons atggagcccagcctggcacgcGTGGATTACCTGCAG GTGGGAGTCACGGCGCAGAAGACGATGAGGCTGCTGCCCGCCTCCGGGAAGAAGTCCACGCAGAAG GTGGTTGTTGGAGATCAGGATGGGGTCGTTACGTGCTTTGGCATAAAAAAGGGGGAAGCTGTG CCAGTGTTCAAGACGCTACCAGGACAAAAGATCTCCAGActggagctgggaggagctCTTAATACACCACAGGAGAAAATTTTTGTGGCTATAGGATCCGAAGTCAGAGGTTTCACAAAAAGAGGGAAGCAGTTTCTTTCCTTTGAAACTAACCTTACTGAAAGCATCAAAGCTAT GTACATTTCAGGAGCAGATCTCTTTCTCTGTGCAAGCTACATCTATAACCATTACTGTGACTGCAAGGACCAGCACTACTTCCTGTCAGGAGATAAAATCAATGATGTTCTCTGCCTTCCTGTAGACAAAGTGAACTGCATCACACCAGTGCTTGCATGTCAGGACAGAGTGCTCAGGGTGTTACAG GGATCTGATTTGCTGTATGAAGTAGAACTTCCTGGACCACCTACTGTTCTTGCTCTGAGCAATGGAAATGGGG GTGATTCTGGGGAAGAAATTGTGTATGGGACTTCTGATGGGAAATTGGGTGTCACTCAGATTACTGGTACCAAGGCAATACCAAGGTGGGAAATTGGAAATGAAAAGAAGAGAGGAG GTATTCTGTGCATTGATAGTTTTGACATTCTGGGAGATGGAGTTAAGGAATTACTTGTTGGACGAGATGATGGAATGATAGAGATTTATAGCTTTGAGAGTGCTGATGATCCTGTCCTTCGACATGATTAT GCTTTATCAGAGAGCATTGCATCAATCCAGGGTGGCTGTGTAGGAAAAGATGGCTATGATGAAATTCTAGCAGCAACATACTCAG gctggctGACAGGACTGACTACAGAACCTGTCCATAGAGAAGTTGGATCAGGTGAAGAACTTAAATTAAGTCAAGAAATGCAGAACAAGATTTCATCCTTAAG GAATGAATTGGAACAATTGCAGCTAAAAGTACTTCAGGAACGGGAAAAATACCAGCAGTCCTCTCActccagcactgcagtttcCTCAGTACCTGCCTTCAGTGTGAATGACAAGTTCACACTGAACAAGGATGATGCCAGCTACAGCCTAATCTTGGAGGTGCAGACAGCCATAGATAATGTCTTGGTACAG AGTGATGTCCCACTAGACTTGCTGGATGTGGATAAAAATTCTGCCGTTGTTAGTTTTAGCAGCTGTGATTCTGAG ccAAATAGCAACTTTCTTCTTGCAACTTACAGATGCCAAGCAAATACTACAAGACTTGAACTTAAG gTTCGCTCCATTGAAGGACAGTATGGGACACTTCAGGCATATGTAACTCCCAGAATCCAACCAAAAACCTGTCAAGTTCATCAATATCAAATTAAGCCACTTTCACTTCACCAGAGAACTCATTCTATTGATCAGGACAG GCCTATGAATACACTGATTCTCAAAGGCCAGTTCAGTTTTGCTGAAATTCACTCCTGGGTTGTGTTTTGCTTGCCTGAGGTGCCTGAAAAGACTCCTGCTGGAGAGTGCATcaccttttattttcagaacaCTTTCCTGGGAACACAGCTGGAAAGTACCTACAG AAAAGGTGAGGGATACTTTAAATCTGACAACATCTCTACAATATCCATCCTCAAAGATGTGTTTTCCAAAGAGGCTACTAAAAGGAAGATTAATCTCAACATGTCATATG ATGTAAATGAAGAATCTGTGAGGCACACATTAAAGCTTATCCACCCTAAATTAGAGtatcagcagctgctggccaagAAGGTTCACTTAATAGATGCTTTGAGA GAATTACAAGTTCATGAAGGCAACGTGGACTTCTTGCTCCCAAAATACCGCAGCATTTTGGAAGAGGCAGATCAGCTGCTTGAGGAATACAAGAGACAACCTGCACATCTCGAGAGGCTTTATG GTATGATCACAGATCTCTTCAtagataaatttaaatttaaaggcACCAATGTGAAATCCAAAGTTCCTCTCCTTCTGGAAACTCTGGATGGCTGTGATCAAGATGGATTGATCGCTTTTTTTGATGCTGCCTga
- the BBS7 gene encoding BBSome complex member BBS7 isoform X2: MEPSLARVDYLQVGVTAQKTMRLLPASGKKSTQKVVVGDQDGVVTCFGIKKGEAVPVFKTLPGQKISRLELGGALNTPQEKIFVAIGSEVRGFTKRGKQFLSFETNLTESIKAMYISGADLFLCASYIYNHYCDCKDQHYFLSGDKINDVLCLPVDKVNCITPVLACQDRVLRVLQGSDLLYEVELPGPPTVLALSNGNGGDSGEEIVYGTSDGKLGVTQITGTKAIPRWEIGNEKKRGGILCIDSFDILGDGVKELLVGRDDGMIEIYSFESADDPVLRHDYALSESIASIQGGCVGKDGYDEILAATYSGWLTGLTTEPVHREVGSGEELKLSQEMQNKISSLRNELEQLQLKVLQEREKYQQSSHSSTAVSSVPAFSVNDKFTLNKDDASYSLILEVQTAIDNVLVQSDVPLDLLDVDKNSAVVSFSSCDSEPNSNFLLATYRCQANTTRLELKVRSIEGQYGTLQAYVTPRIQPKTCQVHQYQIKPLSLHQRTHSIDQDRPMNTLILKGQFSFAEIHSWVVFCLPEVPEKTPAGECITFYFQNTFLGTQLESTYRKGEGYFKSDNISTISILKDVFSKEATKRKINLNMSYDVNEESVRHTLKLIHPKLEYQQLLAKKVHLIDALRLLPY; the protein is encoded by the exons atggagcccagcctggcacgcGTGGATTACCTGCAG GTGGGAGTCACGGCGCAGAAGACGATGAGGCTGCTGCCCGCCTCCGGGAAGAAGTCCACGCAGAAG GTGGTTGTTGGAGATCAGGATGGGGTCGTTACGTGCTTTGGCATAAAAAAGGGGGAAGCTGTG CCAGTGTTCAAGACGCTACCAGGACAAAAGATCTCCAGActggagctgggaggagctCTTAATACACCACAGGAGAAAATTTTTGTGGCTATAGGATCCGAAGTCAGAGGTTTCACAAAAAGAGGGAAGCAGTTTCTTTCCTTTGAAACTAACCTTACTGAAAGCATCAAAGCTAT GTACATTTCAGGAGCAGATCTCTTTCTCTGTGCAAGCTACATCTATAACCATTACTGTGACTGCAAGGACCAGCACTACTTCCTGTCAGGAGATAAAATCAATGATGTTCTCTGCCTTCCTGTAGACAAAGTGAACTGCATCACACCAGTGCTTGCATGTCAGGACAGAGTGCTCAGGGTGTTACAG GGATCTGATTTGCTGTATGAAGTAGAACTTCCTGGACCACCTACTGTTCTTGCTCTGAGCAATGGAAATGGGG GTGATTCTGGGGAAGAAATTGTGTATGGGACTTCTGATGGGAAATTGGGTGTCACTCAGATTACTGGTACCAAGGCAATACCAAGGTGGGAAATTGGAAATGAAAAGAAGAGAGGAG GTATTCTGTGCATTGATAGTTTTGACATTCTGGGAGATGGAGTTAAGGAATTACTTGTTGGACGAGATGATGGAATGATAGAGATTTATAGCTTTGAGAGTGCTGATGATCCTGTCCTTCGACATGATTAT GCTTTATCAGAGAGCATTGCATCAATCCAGGGTGGCTGTGTAGGAAAAGATGGCTATGATGAAATTCTAGCAGCAACATACTCAG gctggctGACAGGACTGACTACAGAACCTGTCCATAGAGAAGTTGGATCAGGTGAAGAACTTAAATTAAGTCAAGAAATGCAGAACAAGATTTCATCCTTAAG GAATGAATTGGAACAATTGCAGCTAAAAGTACTTCAGGAACGGGAAAAATACCAGCAGTCCTCTCActccagcactgcagtttcCTCAGTACCTGCCTTCAGTGTGAATGACAAGTTCACACTGAACAAGGATGATGCCAGCTACAGCCTAATCTTGGAGGTGCAGACAGCCATAGATAATGTCTTGGTACAG AGTGATGTCCCACTAGACTTGCTGGATGTGGATAAAAATTCTGCCGTTGTTAGTTTTAGCAGCTGTGATTCTGAG ccAAATAGCAACTTTCTTCTTGCAACTTACAGATGCCAAGCAAATACTACAAGACTTGAACTTAAG gTTCGCTCCATTGAAGGACAGTATGGGACACTTCAGGCATATGTAACTCCCAGAATCCAACCAAAAACCTGTCAAGTTCATCAATATCAAATTAAGCCACTTTCACTTCACCAGAGAACTCATTCTATTGATCAGGACAG GCCTATGAATACACTGATTCTCAAAGGCCAGTTCAGTTTTGCTGAAATTCACTCCTGGGTTGTGTTTTGCTTGCCTGAGGTGCCTGAAAAGACTCCTGCTGGAGAGTGCATcaccttttattttcagaacaCTTTCCTGGGAACACAGCTGGAAAGTACCTACAG AAAAGGTGAGGGATACTTTAAATCTGACAACATCTCTACAATATCCATCCTCAAAGATGTGTTTTCCAAAGAGGCTACTAAAAGGAAGATTAATCTCAACATGTCATATG ATGTAAATGAAGAATCTGTGAGGCACACATTAAAGCTTATCCACCCTAAATTAGAGtatcagcagctgctggccaagAAGGTTCACTTAATAGATGCTTTGAGA CTCTTACCATATTAA